The following are from one region of the Arachis duranensis cultivar V14167 chromosome 10, aradu.V14167.gnm2.J7QH, whole genome shotgun sequence genome:
- the LOC107471764 gene encoding glycine-rich cell wall structural protein: MIVAKMGFKAFLILAMLMITIFVASTDEVAPGDLDEKFEQNDGNNNPAQGVDESKLYGGWGGGWRGGYGGPWGWRGGYGGPWGWRGGYGGPWGWRGGPYGYGGGYCPYGCCGWGYYGCYRCCYAKGQTRQAKIDANTHE; this comes from the exons ATGATAGTTGCAAAAATGGGTTTCAAGGCTTTTCTAATTCTGGCTATGCTCATGATCACCATCTTTGTGGCATCTACTGATGAGGTAGCACCCGGAGACTTAGATGAGAAATTTGAACAAAATGATg GTAACAATAACCCGGCACAAGGCGTAGATGAAAGCAAATTATATGGTGGATGGGGTGGTGGATGGCGGGGCGGATACGGCGGACCATGGGGATGGCGCGGCGGCTATGGCGGTCCGTGGGGATGGCGTGGCGGATACGGCGGTCCGTGGGGATGGCGCGGCGGTCCATATGGATATGGTGGCGGTTATTGTCCTTATGGATGTTGTGGTTGGGGTTACTATGGATGTTATAGGTGTTGTTACGCTAAGGGGCAAACTCGTCAAGCTAAAATTGATGCAAACACTCATGAATAA
- the LOC107471739 gene encoding putative GEM-like protein 8: protein MKKGNLLLQELVTSIPIISRAFGNPSKRYLAESCSGKYHNKSSAKAKKNSKLNSVLTKMNKFGRKADNFANGVREHVMRLGGMKISNTMKVKKNFIQLFGMKEREKLLKASQCCLSTTSGPISGILFISTHKVAFCSDRSIKIISSPQQDFNTRIHYKVAIPVEKINCVNQSQNVEKPSEKYIEIVTEDNFDFWFMGFLNYQKTFKYLQQAMFSHA from the exons ATGAAGAAAGGTAATTTACTTCTTCAGGAGTTAGTTACTAGTATTCCAATTATTTCAAGAGCATTTGGGAATCCATCAAAGAGATACTTAGCTGAATCTTGTTCTGGAAAATATCATAACAAGTCTTCAgcaaaagcaaagaaaaaca GTAAACTAAATTCAGTTCTGACTAAGATGAACAAGTTTGGGAGAAAAGCTGACAATTTTGCAAATGGAGTGAGAGAGCATG TTATGAGACTTGGTGGGATGAAGATATCTAATACTATGAAAGTGAAGAAAAATTTCATACAACTTTTTGGTATGAAAGAAAGGGAGAAGCTTCTGAAAGCATCACAGTGCTGTCTATCAACCACTTCTGGTCCTATTTCTGGCATTCTCTTCATTTCAACTCATAAAGTTGCTTTTTGTAGTGATAGATCCATCAAGATTATCTCTTCTCCTcaacaagatttcaacactagaATCCATTATAAg GTTGCTATTCCAGTTGAGAAGATAAACTGTGTCAACCAAAGTCAAAATGTGGAGAAGCCTTCAGAAAAGTACATAGAAATAGTTACCGAAGATAATTTTGACTTTTGGTTTATGGGATTCTTAAATTACCAGAAAACTTTCAAGTATTTACAGCAGGCAATGTTCTCTCATGCTTAA